The following proteins come from a genomic window of Pyxidicoccus sp. MSG2:
- a CDS encoding DUF3106 domain-containing protein: MMKRLDLAALGLVVTLLAGATARAETEAPRTAAERFERMTPEEKEALRAKLREFKSLPPDEQARIRGNLERWRKLPPEERERIRANLRELKRLSPAERQALRERVRELRKLPPEERAEMRERVRQYLREHPEKREQMMENMRRWRQLSPEQRQEVRERLRERRRR; encoded by the coding sequence ATGATGAAGCGACTGGACCTGGCCGCGCTGGGACTGGTGGTGACGCTGCTGGCGGGCGCCACCGCGCGCGCGGAGACGGAGGCGCCCCGCACGGCGGCCGAGCGCTTCGAGCGGATGACGCCCGAGGAGAAGGAGGCGCTGCGCGCGAAGCTGCGCGAGTTCAAGTCGCTGCCTCCGGACGAGCAGGCGCGCATCCGCGGCAACCTGGAGCGCTGGCGCAAGCTGCCGCCCGAGGAGCGCGAGCGCATCCGCGCCAACCTGCGCGAGCTGAAGCGACTCTCCCCCGCGGAGAGACAGGCGCTGCGGGAGCGCGTGCGCGAGCTGAGGAAGCTGCCGCCCGAGGAGCGCGCGGAGATGCGCGAGCGCGTGCGGCAGTACCTGCGCGAGCACCCCGAGAAGCGCGAGCAGATGATGGAGAACATGCGGCGCTGGCGGCAGTTGTCGCCCGAGCAGCGTCAGGAGGTGCGCGAGCGCCTGCGCGAGAGGCGGCGCCGGTGA
- a CDS encoding anti-sigma factor family protein — protein sequence MSCGFEEDLTAYVDGELPPARREEVAAHLGTCAGCRSTHALLRNTVARLAELPAYEPSSATRRAVMAKLDALPVPWWERLRTWLRPVVLVPTAGLAAAVGLALLMAGPGPDAPPELEDAAVMELAANLEVAEDYEVLGLDSAEDLEVVANLHELEATP from the coding sequence ATGAGCTGTGGTTTCGAAGAGGACCTGACGGCGTACGTGGACGGGGAGCTGCCCCCGGCCCGGCGCGAGGAGGTGGCGGCCCACCTGGGCACCTGCGCCGGATGCCGCTCCACGCACGCGCTCTTGCGCAACACCGTGGCGCGGCTGGCGGAGCTGCCCGCGTATGAGCCCTCCTCCGCCACCCGGCGCGCGGTGATGGCGAAGCTGGACGCGCTGCCGGTGCCCTGGTGGGAGCGACTCCGGACGTGGCTGCGGCCCGTGGTGCTGGTGCCGACGGCGGGCCTTGCCGCCGCGGTGGGCCTGGCGCTGCTGATGGCGGGCCCCGGCCCGGACGCGCCGCCCGAGCTGGAGGACGCGGCGGTGATGGAGCTGGCCGCCAACCTGGAAGTGGCCGAGGACTACGAGGTGCTCGGACTGGACAGCGCGGAAGACCTGGAGGTCGTCGCGAACCTCCACGAACTGGAGGCGACGCCATGA
- a CDS encoding serine/threonine-protein kinase, translating to MLVAVPRPVEVPSRRFGHYLLRTRLGTGGMAEVFLADAVDVRGQPFSVALKLMRRDVPAEVFADEADLMGLLEHPNLVQRLEVGEAFGRPFIAMELLVGGDLGGLMRALHQQRLPFPPDMAVHVGIEVLRGLAYFHQARTRSGRPLGLVHGDVNPANIFFSGDGDVKLGDFGVAKAHGADIGPADGVAAGKLHYLSPEQTRGEPLTPASDVFAMGIVLHELLVGTHPFQRESTDVHVVMAAIRAARLHLPFTMDRTLAAILRKALAPDMASRYRTAGELAGALLTWSLDTGHGPTRTDVRRWLAEALGLIG from the coding sequence ATGCTCGTCGCGGTCCCCCGCCCCGTCGAGGTTCCCTCTCGCCGCTTCGGCCACTACCTGCTGCGCACGCGCCTCGGCACCGGAGGCATGGCCGAGGTATTCCTCGCGGACGCGGTGGACGTGCGCGGCCAGCCCTTCAGCGTGGCGCTCAAGCTGATGCGCAGGGACGTGCCCGCGGAGGTCTTCGCCGACGAGGCGGACCTGATGGGCCTGCTGGAGCACCCCAACCTCGTGCAGCGGCTGGAGGTGGGCGAGGCCTTCGGGCGCCCCTTCATCGCCATGGAGTTGCTGGTGGGAGGAGACCTGGGCGGGTTGATGCGCGCGCTGCATCAGCAGCGCCTGCCCTTCCCTCCCGACATGGCCGTCCACGTGGGAATCGAGGTGCTGCGCGGGCTGGCCTACTTCCACCAGGCGCGCACGCGCAGCGGCCGGCCGTTGGGGCTGGTGCACGGCGACGTCAACCCCGCCAACATCTTCTTCTCCGGCGACGGCGACGTGAAGCTCGGCGACTTCGGCGTGGCCAAGGCGCACGGCGCGGACATCGGCCCGGCGGACGGCGTGGCCGCGGGCAAGCTGCACTACCTCTCCCCGGAGCAGACGCGCGGCGAGCCGCTCACCCCCGCCTCGGACGTCTTCGCCATGGGCATCGTCCTCCATGAGTTGCTCGTGGGCACGCACCCCTTCCAGCGTGAGTCCACGGACGTGCACGTGGTGATGGCGGCCATCCGCGCGGCACGCCTCCACCTGCCCTTCACCATGGACCGGACGCTCGCCGCCATCCTCCGCAAGGCCCTGGCGCCGGACATGGCCAGCCGCTACCGCACCGCGGGCGAGCTCGCCGGCGCGCTCCTCACCTGGTCCCTGGACACGGGCCACGGCCCCACGCGCACGGACGTGCGGCGCTGGCTGGCGGAAGCGCTCGGCCTCATCGGCTGA
- a CDS encoding RNA polymerase sigma factor: MSAVDLDSDAQAMLKVAKGDRQAFAWLFDRYHASVARFAFRFVNDRERAEELTQDIFVKLYRHAGAYKPTARFKTFLFRVATNHCLNEVRRGEYRVSHTSSETPEGEETGAVEMAGPEGDRPDQALAGRELERVVGAALGDMSARERAAFTMCRFEGMAYRDIAEALEASEAAVKSLIHRATLAVARRIEELQAGTAPARSRA, translated from the coding sequence ATGTCCGCCGTGGACCTGGATTCGGACGCACAGGCGATGCTGAAGGTGGCCAAGGGAGACCGCCAGGCGTTTGCCTGGCTGTTCGACCGCTACCACGCGAGCGTGGCGCGGTTCGCCTTCCGCTTCGTGAATGACCGGGAGCGCGCGGAGGAGCTCACGCAGGACATCTTCGTGAAGCTCTACCGCCACGCGGGCGCCTACAAGCCGACGGCGCGCTTCAAGACGTTCCTCTTCCGGGTGGCCACCAACCACTGCCTCAACGAGGTGCGGCGAGGAGAGTACCGGGTGTCCCATACCTCGTCCGAGACGCCGGAAGGTGAAGAGACGGGAGCGGTGGAGATGGCGGGGCCGGAGGGTGACAGGCCGGACCAAGCGCTGGCGGGGCGGGAGTTGGAGCGGGTGGTGGGCGCGGCGCTGGGAGACATGAGCGCCCGGGAGCGCGCGGCCTTCACCATGTGCCGCTTCGAGGGCATGGCGTACCGGGACATCGCGGAGGCGCTCGAGGCGAGCGAGGCCGCGGTGAAGAGTCTCATCCATCGCGCGACGCTGGCGGTGGCGCGAAGGATTGAAGAGCTGCAGGCGGGCACCGCGCCCGCGAGGAGCAGGGCATGA
- a CDS encoding SMI1/KNR4 family protein, translated as MGAGPSPPTFSMTRNEEAERLTNAWGRYREWLRAHHPSFFLQLRPPASDSSLHALAEAMGRPLPEEVVAQWLLNDGQQGEHPGLLAGFQFLPVETALSEWRVWAELRATHQPRQLKALGALASSLPGGAIRRAYTCEGWLPLWKEPLEGNYLGVDLSPGERGTSGQVINFGRDEDDKAVLAPSLTEVVEWLAAEAEAGRIVLREYKDRRGESAPYLMHAGGRVLTVLLKEARQRLAPSR; from the coding sequence ATGGGCGCTGGGCCTTCACCGCCGACTTTCAGTATGACGAGGAATGAGGAGGCGGAGCGGCTGACGAACGCCTGGGGGCGGTATCGGGAATGGCTGCGAGCACATCATCCCTCGTTCTTCCTGCAACTGCGTCCTCCAGCCTCCGACTCGAGTCTCCACGCGTTGGCAGAGGCCATGGGGCGCCCACTGCCCGAGGAGGTCGTCGCGCAATGGCTGTTGAATGACGGCCAGCAGGGCGAGCATCCAGGGCTTCTCGCCGGCTTCCAGTTCCTCCCCGTCGAAACGGCGCTCTCCGAGTGGCGGGTCTGGGCCGAGCTGCGAGCCACCCATCAACCCAGACAGCTCAAGGCGCTCGGAGCCCTGGCCAGCTCCTTGCCTGGAGGCGCCATTCGGCGCGCCTACACTTGCGAGGGGTGGCTGCCCCTGTGGAAGGAGCCACTGGAAGGTAACTACCTTGGTGTGGACCTCTCCCCGGGCGAGCGCGGTACCTCCGGTCAGGTCATCAACTTCGGCCGCGACGAGGACGACAAGGCCGTCCTCGCTCCTTCCCTCACCGAGGTCGTGGAATGGCTTGCCGCCGAAGCCGAGGCGGGACGAATCGTCCTGCGCGAGTACAAGGACCGCCGTGGCGAGAGCGCCCCGTACCTGATGCATGCCGGGGGCCGCGTCCTCACGGTTCTTCTGAAGGAGGCACGCCAGCGCCTTGCGCCCAGCAGGTGA